A genomic stretch from Setaria viridis chromosome 1, Setaria_viridis_v4.0, whole genome shotgun sequence includes:
- the LOC117851678 gene encoding uncharacterized protein, with translation MHEYAVTAPEDLARSPLRLCHIRLSSYGRKQSGAMEVPRVLGLPPGFLFAPEDCDAVAHYLLPRVLRQPLPLDGLILDDDPLSAPPWELLERNGRKEDAFFFALGQAKSGKGSRQRRTCAGGGFWNGERTCVDGEELRAPGLAGGAWRKKAFSFQDGCEKGSTGWVMHEYAITAPDHLAASQLRLYRLRFSGHGRKRKREEADNEAAPTTARRRVAEDALLDMPSLHPICSSVALADQANVNYVNGAEHHAAAAVISAGKDLTSGICSSTVLADQAEVNCINVNGAQHYAAPVTVSAGHDLTTGGIDTSWDFSILENFDELDELMSSIGDGGDLPSANPGVLPAVMSPGACVDADAAVSGLFYQAAAYPGVGTGLVAPSAPGMYRGCMEPPGSFFSPVPHHFYAAC, from the coding sequence ATGCACGAGTACGCGGTCACCGCCCCGGAGGATCTGGCCCGGTCGCCCCTGAGGCTGTGCCACATCCGGCTCAGCAGCTACGGCAGGAAGCAGAGCGGCGCCATGGAGGTGCCGCGCGTGCTCGGCCTCCCGCCGGGCTTCCTCTTCGCCCCCGAGGACTGCGACGCCGTCGCGCATTACCTCCTTCCTCGCGTCCTCCGCCAGCCCCTCCCGctggacggcctcatcctcgacGACGACCCGCTGAGCGCGCCGCCGTGGGAGCTCCTGGAGCGGAACGGGCGCAAGGAGGACGCCTTCTTCTTCGCGCTGGGACAGGCAAAGAGCGGCAAGGGATCGCGGCAGAGGCGCACCTGCGCGGGCGGCGGGTTCTGGAACGGGGAGAGGACCTgcgtcgacggcgaggagctGCGCGCccccggcctcgccggcggcgcctggcGGAAGAAGGCGTTCAGCTTCCAGGACGGCTGCGAGAAGGGCAGCACCGGGTGGGTGATGCACGAGTACGCCATCACCGCCCCGGACCACTTGGCCGCGTCGCAGCTGAGGCTCTACCGCCTCCGGTTCAGCGGCCacgggaggaagaggaagagggaagAAGCAGATAACGAAGCAGCTCCGACCACCGCCCGGCGCCGTGTGGCGGAGGATGCTCTGCTCGACATGCCATCATTGCATCCCATCTGCTCTTCGGTGGCGCTGGCAGATCAGGCTAATGTCAATTACGTCAATGGGGCAGAACACCACGCAGCAGCGGCGGTAATTTCTGCGGGCAAGGACCTCACCTCTGGCATCTGTTCTTCGACGGTGCTGGCAGATCAGGCTGAAGTCAATTGCATCAATGTCAATGGGGCACAACACTACGCAGCGCCGGTGACAGTTTCTGCAGGCCATGACCTCACCACTGGCGGCATCGACACGTCCTGGGATTTCAGCATCCTGGAGAACTTTGATGAACTCGACGAGCTCATGAGTTCAATTGGAGACGGTGGAGACTTGCCCTCAGCCAACCCGGGCGTTTTGCCGGCGGTGATGAGTCCTGGAGCATGTGTGGACGCCGATGCTGCGGTCTCAGGCCTCTTCTACCAGGCGGCGGCGTATCCTGGCGTTGGCACGGGTCTTGTGGCACCCTCTGCTCCTGGTATGTATCGCGGCTGCATGGAGCCGCCAGGTTCCTTCTTTTCCCCGGTGCCACACCATTTCTATGCAGCCTGTTAG